One window from the genome of Nicotiana sylvestris chromosome 9, ASM39365v2, whole genome shotgun sequence encodes:
- the LOC104214351 gene encoding nicotinate phosphoribosyltransferase 2-like isoform X1 has translation MAAAVANGLKKEQTRPNKCAVISGPTNPMVTPLLTDLYQFTMAYSYWKAGKHDERAVFDLYFRKNPFGGEYTIFAGLEECIKFIAHFKLTEDEIAFIRSSLPPTCEGAFYGYLRGINCSDVEIYSIPEGSVVFPKVPLMRIEGPIAVVQLLETAFVNLINYASLVTTNAARHRFVAGKSKLLLEFGLRRAQGPDGGISASKYCYMGGFDATSNVAAGKLFGIPLRGTHSHAFVSSFLSPDEITDKSLKHHDGSSVCKDFVSLVKTWLNKLKGSRILGGIFSETNQSELAAFTSYGLAFPGSFLALVDTYDVMRSGVPNFCAVALALNDLGYRAVGIRLDSGDLAYQSCEARKFFQTIEKEFGVSGFGKMSITASNDLNEETLDALNKQGHEVDSFGIGTHLVTCYAQPSLGVVFKLVEINNQPRIKLSEDVTKVSIPCKKRCFRLYGKEGYPLVDIMAGENEPPPKVGERILCRHPFSESKRAYVVPQRVEELLKCFWPGSSDKKREDLPPFKEIRERCIKQLEQMRPDHMRKLNPTPYKVSVSAKLYDFIHFLWLNEAPVGELQ, from the exons ATGGCGGCTGCAGTAGCTAATGGGTTGAAGAAAGAACAAACACGGCCTAATAAGTGTGCGGTTATTAGTGGACCGACCAATCCAATGGTGACACCTCTTTTAACAGATCTTTATCAGTTTACTATGGCCTATTCTTATTGGAAAGCTGGAAAACACGATGAACGAGCCGT GTTTGACTTGTATTTTCGGAAGAATCCATTTGGTGGTGAATACACAATTTTCGCTGGGTTAGAAGAATGCATAAAATTTATTGCTCATTTCAAATTAACTGAGGATGAGATAGCTTTTATCAGGTCATCATTGCCCCCAACGTGTGAG GGTGCCTTCTATGGCTACCTTCGAGGAATCAACTGTTCAGATGTTGAGATATATTCTATACCTGAAGGATCAGTTGTCTTTCCCAAGGTACCACTGATGAGGATTGAAGGGCCAATTGCT GTGGTTCAACTACTGGAAACTGCTTTTGTCAACCTCATAAACTATGCATCGCTAGTCACTACTAATGCTGCAAGACATCGTTTTGTTGCTGGAAAGTCCAAGCTGCTGCTGGAATTTGGGCTTCGAAGAGCACag GGTCCTGATGGTGGTATATCAGCTTCGAAGTATTGCTACATGGGAGGATTTGATGCAACAAG CAATGTGGCAGCTGGGAAGTTATTTGGAATCCCGTTGCGTGGAACACATTCCCATGCCTTCGTTAGCTCATTTCTG AGCCCAGACGAGATCACAGATAAATCACTTAAACATCATGATGGCTCTAGTGTTTGTAAGGATTTTGTTAGTCTGGTAAAGACGTGGCTTAATAAATTAAAG GGGTCACGCATATTAGGTGGAATTTTCAGTGAGACAAACCAAAGTGAGTTAGCAGCTTTCACCTCATATGGGCTCGCCTTTCCTGGAAGCTTTTTGGCCCTTGTAGACACTTATGAT GTCATGAGAAGTGGTGTTCCAAATTTTTGTGCAGTTGCGCTTGCACTTAATGATTTGGG GTATAGAGCAGTTGGCATTAGATTAGACTCTGGTGATCTTGCTTATCAGTCATGTGAAGCCAGGAAATTCTTTCAAACTATTGAAAAGGAGTTTGGAGTGTCTGGTTTTGGAAAGATGAGCATCACGGCTAGCAATGACCTTAATGAGGAAACACTGGATGCGCTAAATAAACAG GGGCACGAGGTTGATTCTTTTGGTATTGGAACACATTTGGTTACCTGTTACGCGCAGCCCTCTCTAGGTGTTGTTTTCAAATTGGTTGAAATAAATAATCAACCAAGGATCAAACTTTCTGAAGATGTTACAAAG GTCTCTATTCCATGTAAAAAACGGTGTTTCAGATTGTATGGAAAGGAAGGCTATCCCCTTGTCGACATAATGGCCGGTGAAAATGAACCACCTCCCAag GTAGGTGAACGAATTTTGTGCCGTCATCCATTTAGTGAATCTAAAAGGGCATATGTCGTACCCCAGCGTGTTGAGGAGCTTTTAAAGTGTTTTTGGCCTGGCAGTTCAG ATAAAAAACGAGAAGACCTACCTCCCTTTAAGGAGATTAGGGAACGATGTATTAAACAATTGGAGCAAATGCGGCCGGATCACATGAGAAAGCTGAACCCAACACCATACAAG GTTAGTGTGAGCGCAAAGTTGTATGATTTCATCCATTTCCTCTGGCTGAATGAAGCACCTGTTGGGGAGTTGCAGTGA
- the LOC104214351 gene encoding nicotinate phosphoribosyltransferase 1-like isoform X2 — protein sequence MAAAVANGLKKEQTRPNKCAVISGPTNPMVTPLLTDLYQFTMAYSYWKAGKHDERAVFDLYFRKNPFGGEYTIFAGLEECIKFIAHFKLTEDEIAFIRSSLPPTCEGAFYGYLRGINCSDVEIYSIPEGSVVFPKVPLMRIEGPIAVVQLLETAFVNLINYASLVTTNAARHRFVAGKSKLLLEFGLRRAQGPDGGISASKYCYMGGFDATSNVAAGKLFGIPLRGTHSHAFVSSFLSPDEITDKSLKHHDGSSVCKDFVSLVKTWLNKLKGSRILGGIFSETNQSELAAFTSYGLAFPGSFLALVDTYDVMRSGVPNFCAVALALNDLGYRAVGIRLDSGDLAYQSCEARKFFQTIEKEFGVSGFGKMSITASNDLNEETLDALNKQGHEVDSFGIGTHLVTCYAQPSLGVVFKLVEINNQPRIKLSEDVTKVSIPCKKRCFRLYGKEGYPLVDIMAGENEPPPKIKNEKTYLPLRRLGNDVLNNWSKCGRIT from the exons ATGGCGGCTGCAGTAGCTAATGGGTTGAAGAAAGAACAAACACGGCCTAATAAGTGTGCGGTTATTAGTGGACCGACCAATCCAATGGTGACACCTCTTTTAACAGATCTTTATCAGTTTACTATGGCCTATTCTTATTGGAAAGCTGGAAAACACGATGAACGAGCCGT GTTTGACTTGTATTTTCGGAAGAATCCATTTGGTGGTGAATACACAATTTTCGCTGGGTTAGAAGAATGCATAAAATTTATTGCTCATTTCAAATTAACTGAGGATGAGATAGCTTTTATCAGGTCATCATTGCCCCCAACGTGTGAG GGTGCCTTCTATGGCTACCTTCGAGGAATCAACTGTTCAGATGTTGAGATATATTCTATACCTGAAGGATCAGTTGTCTTTCCCAAGGTACCACTGATGAGGATTGAAGGGCCAATTGCT GTGGTTCAACTACTGGAAACTGCTTTTGTCAACCTCATAAACTATGCATCGCTAGTCACTACTAATGCTGCAAGACATCGTTTTGTTGCTGGAAAGTCCAAGCTGCTGCTGGAATTTGGGCTTCGAAGAGCACag GGTCCTGATGGTGGTATATCAGCTTCGAAGTATTGCTACATGGGAGGATTTGATGCAACAAG CAATGTGGCAGCTGGGAAGTTATTTGGAATCCCGTTGCGTGGAACACATTCCCATGCCTTCGTTAGCTCATTTCTG AGCCCAGACGAGATCACAGATAAATCACTTAAACATCATGATGGCTCTAGTGTTTGTAAGGATTTTGTTAGTCTGGTAAAGACGTGGCTTAATAAATTAAAG GGGTCACGCATATTAGGTGGAATTTTCAGTGAGACAAACCAAAGTGAGTTAGCAGCTTTCACCTCATATGGGCTCGCCTTTCCTGGAAGCTTTTTGGCCCTTGTAGACACTTATGAT GTCATGAGAAGTGGTGTTCCAAATTTTTGTGCAGTTGCGCTTGCACTTAATGATTTGGG GTATAGAGCAGTTGGCATTAGATTAGACTCTGGTGATCTTGCTTATCAGTCATGTGAAGCCAGGAAATTCTTTCAAACTATTGAAAAGGAGTTTGGAGTGTCTGGTTTTGGAAAGATGAGCATCACGGCTAGCAATGACCTTAATGAGGAAACACTGGATGCGCTAAATAAACAG GGGCACGAGGTTGATTCTTTTGGTATTGGAACACATTTGGTTACCTGTTACGCGCAGCCCTCTCTAGGTGTTGTTTTCAAATTGGTTGAAATAAATAATCAACCAAGGATCAAACTTTCTGAAGATGTTACAAAG GTCTCTATTCCATGTAAAAAACGGTGTTTCAGATTGTATGGAAAGGAAGGCTATCCCCTTGTCGACATAATGGCCGGTGAAAATGAACCACCTCCCAag ATAAAAAACGAGAAGACCTACCTCCCTTTAAGGAGATTAGGGAACGATGTATTAAACAATTGGAGCAAATGCGGCCGGATCACATGA